A single window of Prunus dulcis unplaced genomic scaffold, ALMONDv2, whole genome shotgun sequence DNA harbors:
- the LOC117612587 gene encoding uncharacterized protein LOC117612587 produces MNDPLKEFVCFEFETPKPKRYQNKALEPQLWRRRLFVWLFVLVTCATHLCIFGLTRRKAFFVLGLCCFWVLQQPQHRRLLDSHHLRGPSYCPLRCWFCFVLVASCFASNKVRTFCNLLQRSAGLVIFLSCLTWDFSLLVNFEAQKVGVNHQLFTFCYLFFLQSADLEFCSAEGGLSM; encoded by the exons ATGAATGACCCCTTGAAAGAATTTGTG TGCTTTGAGTTTGAAACGCCAAAACCAAAGCGATATCAAAACAAG GCTTTGGAGCCTCAACTTTGGAGGAGGCGGCTTTTTGTGTGGCTATTTGTCCTGGTGACTTGTGCTACCCACTTGTGCATTTTTGGTCTGACAAGAag AAAGGCTTTCTTTGTTCTTGGCTTATGTTGCTTTTGGGTTCTTCAACAGCCGCAACATAGGAGGCTTCTTG ACTCACATCATTTGAGAGGGCCATCATACTGCCCATTGAGGTGCTGGTTTTGCTTTGTCTTAGTTGCTTCATGTTTTGCCAGCAACAAAGTGAGAACCTTTTGCAATTTGCTGCAGAGGAGTGCTGGCTTAGTAATTTTCTTGAGCTGTCTGACTTgggatttttctttgttggttaATTTTGAAGCACAGAAAGTGGGTGTGAATCATCAGCTTTT CACGTTTTGCTACCTGTTCTTTCTCCAATCTGCAGATTTGGAATTTTGCTCTGCTGAAGGTGGGTTGAGCATGTAA